From a region of the Falco peregrinus isolate bFalPer1 chromosome 5, bFalPer1.pri, whole genome shotgun sequence genome:
- the SBK1 gene encoding serine/threonine-protein kinase SBK1 isoform X1 — MPLHGKMSQTGGTEKSRLLLVLRWSAAMSAGSTEQEPSRKLACCGVPLITEDMQSLAIRTLSGTDISKHYDLIRELGKGTYGKVDLVSHKSTGTKMALKFVNKSKTKLKNFLREFSITNTLSSSPFIIKVFDVVFETEDCYVFAQEYAPGGDLFDIIPPQVGLPEELVKRCVQQLGLALDYMHSKSLVHRDIKPENVLLFDRDCRRVKLADFGMTRKVGCRVKRISGTIPYTAPEVCQAGRAEGFAVDTSIDVWAFGVLIFCVLTGNFPWEAAAASDAFFEEFVRWQKGRLGGLPSQWRRFTDSALRMFQRLLALDPEKRCPVKEVFYFIKCDLMAEVRRRPSYRSRKHARDKLPAGPHRHEVAGACTPAPLKRTVLTEGSGPRGSEPSAAPPGTASRTDGRQDKGKGQMVLATAIEICV; from the exons ATGCCATTGCATGGAAAAATGTCCCAAACTGGGGGCACTGAGAAGTCACGGTTGCTGTTGGTGCTTCGGTGGAG CGCAGCCATGAGCGCAGGTTCGACTGAGCAAGAGCCGTCGCGCAAGCTGGCCTGCTGCGGAGTGCCTCTCATCACCGAGGACATGCAGTCCCTGGCCATCCGCACCCTCTCGGGCACCGACATCAGCAAGCACTACGACCTCATCCGCGAGCTCGGCAAAGGCACCTACGGCAAGGTGGACCTGGTGTCCCACAAAAGCACAG GCACCAAGATGGCCCTGAAGTTTGTCAACAAGAGCaagacaaagctgaaaaactTCCTGCGGGAGTTCAGCATCACCAACACGCTCTCCTCCAGCCCCTTCATCATCAAGGTCTTTGACGTGGTCTTCGAGACTGAGGACTGCTACGTCTTTGCTCAGGAGTATGCCCCTGGCGGGGACCTCTTCGACATCATCCCGCCGCAG GTGGGGCTCCCCGAGGAGCTGGTGAAGCGCTGCGTGCAGCAGCTGGGCCTGGCCCTCGACTACATGCACAGCAAGAGCCTGGTGCACCGGGACATCAAACCGGAGAACGTCCTGCTCTTCGACCGCGACTGCCGCCGCGTCAAACTGGCCGACTTCGGCATGACCCGCAAGGTGGGCTGCCGAGTCAAGCGCATCAGCGGCACCATCCCCTACACGGCACCTGAGGTCTGCCAAGCTGGCCGGGCGGAGGGCTTCGCAGTGGACACCAGCATCGACGTCTGGGCTTTTGGGGTGCTCATCTTCTGCGTCCTCACCGGTAACTTCCCctgggaggcggcggcggcttCCGATGCCTTCTTCGAGGAGTTTGTGCGGTGGCAGaaggggcggctgggggggctgccctCGCAGTGGCGGCGCTTCACGGACAGCGCCCTGCGCATGTTCCAGCGCCTGCTGGCCCTCGACCCCGAGAAGCGCTGTCCCGTCAAGGAGGTCTTCTACTTCATCAAGTGCGACCTGATGGCCGAGGTGCGGCGCCGACCCTCCTACCGCTCCCGCAAGCACGCCAGGGACAAGCTGCCGGCCGGTCCCCATCGCCATGAGGTGGCCGGCGCCTGCACCCCTGCCCCGCTCAAGAGGACCGTCCTGACCGAAGGGAGCGGCCCCCGTGGCTCCGAGCCGAGCGCGGCCCCCCCGGGGACGGCGAGCAGGACAGACGGACGGCAGGACAAAGGCAAAGGGCAGATGGTCCTGGCCACAGCAATAGAGATCTGTGTCTGA
- the SBK1 gene encoding serine/threonine-protein kinase SBK1 isoform X2, giving the protein MDSFCFVCFQKEELQPLHLHSAAMSAGSTEQEPSRKLACCGVPLITEDMQSLAIRTLSGTDISKHYDLIRELGKGTYGKVDLVSHKSTGTKMALKFVNKSKTKLKNFLREFSITNTLSSSPFIIKVFDVVFETEDCYVFAQEYAPGGDLFDIIPPQVGLPEELVKRCVQQLGLALDYMHSKSLVHRDIKPENVLLFDRDCRRVKLADFGMTRKVGCRVKRISGTIPYTAPEVCQAGRAEGFAVDTSIDVWAFGVLIFCVLTGNFPWEAAAASDAFFEEFVRWQKGRLGGLPSQWRRFTDSALRMFQRLLALDPEKRCPVKEVFYFIKCDLMAEVRRRPSYRSRKHARDKLPAGPHRHEVAGACTPAPLKRTVLTEGSGPRGSEPSAAPPGTASRTDGRQDKGKGQMVLATAIEICV; this is encoded by the exons ATGGATTCCTTCTGCTTCGTCTGCTTCCAGAaagaggagctgcagcccctgcacctGCACAG CGCAGCCATGAGCGCAGGTTCGACTGAGCAAGAGCCGTCGCGCAAGCTGGCCTGCTGCGGAGTGCCTCTCATCACCGAGGACATGCAGTCCCTGGCCATCCGCACCCTCTCGGGCACCGACATCAGCAAGCACTACGACCTCATCCGCGAGCTCGGCAAAGGCACCTACGGCAAGGTGGACCTGGTGTCCCACAAAAGCACAG GCACCAAGATGGCCCTGAAGTTTGTCAACAAGAGCaagacaaagctgaaaaactTCCTGCGGGAGTTCAGCATCACCAACACGCTCTCCTCCAGCCCCTTCATCATCAAGGTCTTTGACGTGGTCTTCGAGACTGAGGACTGCTACGTCTTTGCTCAGGAGTATGCCCCTGGCGGGGACCTCTTCGACATCATCCCGCCGCAG GTGGGGCTCCCCGAGGAGCTGGTGAAGCGCTGCGTGCAGCAGCTGGGCCTGGCCCTCGACTACATGCACAGCAAGAGCCTGGTGCACCGGGACATCAAACCGGAGAACGTCCTGCTCTTCGACCGCGACTGCCGCCGCGTCAAACTGGCCGACTTCGGCATGACCCGCAAGGTGGGCTGCCGAGTCAAGCGCATCAGCGGCACCATCCCCTACACGGCACCTGAGGTCTGCCAAGCTGGCCGGGCGGAGGGCTTCGCAGTGGACACCAGCATCGACGTCTGGGCTTTTGGGGTGCTCATCTTCTGCGTCCTCACCGGTAACTTCCCctgggaggcggcggcggcttCCGATGCCTTCTTCGAGGAGTTTGTGCGGTGGCAGaaggggcggctgggggggctgccctCGCAGTGGCGGCGCTTCACGGACAGCGCCCTGCGCATGTTCCAGCGCCTGCTGGCCCTCGACCCCGAGAAGCGCTGTCCCGTCAAGGAGGTCTTCTACTTCATCAAGTGCGACCTGATGGCCGAGGTGCGGCGCCGACCCTCCTACCGCTCCCGCAAGCACGCCAGGGACAAGCTGCCGGCCGGTCCCCATCGCCATGAGGTGGCCGGCGCCTGCACCCCTGCCCCGCTCAAGAGGACCGTCCTGACCGAAGGGAGCGGCCCCCGTGGCTCCGAGCCGAGCGCGGCCCCCCCGGGGACGGCGAGCAGGACAGACGGACGGCAGGACAAAGGCAAAGGGCAGATGGTCCTGGCCACAGCAATAGAGATCTGTGTCTGA
- the SBK1 gene encoding serine/threonine-protein kinase SBK1 isoform X3, protein MSAGSTEQEPSRKLACCGVPLITEDMQSLAIRTLSGTDISKHYDLIRELGKGTYGKVDLVSHKSTGTKMALKFVNKSKTKLKNFLREFSITNTLSSSPFIIKVFDVVFETEDCYVFAQEYAPGGDLFDIIPPQVGLPEELVKRCVQQLGLALDYMHSKSLVHRDIKPENVLLFDRDCRRVKLADFGMTRKVGCRVKRISGTIPYTAPEVCQAGRAEGFAVDTSIDVWAFGVLIFCVLTGNFPWEAAAASDAFFEEFVRWQKGRLGGLPSQWRRFTDSALRMFQRLLALDPEKRCPVKEVFYFIKCDLMAEVRRRPSYRSRKHARDKLPAGPHRHEVAGACTPAPLKRTVLTEGSGPRGSEPSAAPPGTASRTDGRQDKGKGQMVLATAIEICV, encoded by the exons ATGAGCGCAGGTTCGACTGAGCAAGAGCCGTCGCGCAAGCTGGCCTGCTGCGGAGTGCCTCTCATCACCGAGGACATGCAGTCCCTGGCCATCCGCACCCTCTCGGGCACCGACATCAGCAAGCACTACGACCTCATCCGCGAGCTCGGCAAAGGCACCTACGGCAAGGTGGACCTGGTGTCCCACAAAAGCACAG GCACCAAGATGGCCCTGAAGTTTGTCAACAAGAGCaagacaaagctgaaaaactTCCTGCGGGAGTTCAGCATCACCAACACGCTCTCCTCCAGCCCCTTCATCATCAAGGTCTTTGACGTGGTCTTCGAGACTGAGGACTGCTACGTCTTTGCTCAGGAGTATGCCCCTGGCGGGGACCTCTTCGACATCATCCCGCCGCAG GTGGGGCTCCCCGAGGAGCTGGTGAAGCGCTGCGTGCAGCAGCTGGGCCTGGCCCTCGACTACATGCACAGCAAGAGCCTGGTGCACCGGGACATCAAACCGGAGAACGTCCTGCTCTTCGACCGCGACTGCCGCCGCGTCAAACTGGCCGACTTCGGCATGACCCGCAAGGTGGGCTGCCGAGTCAAGCGCATCAGCGGCACCATCCCCTACACGGCACCTGAGGTCTGCCAAGCTGGCCGGGCGGAGGGCTTCGCAGTGGACACCAGCATCGACGTCTGGGCTTTTGGGGTGCTCATCTTCTGCGTCCTCACCGGTAACTTCCCctgggaggcggcggcggcttCCGATGCCTTCTTCGAGGAGTTTGTGCGGTGGCAGaaggggcggctgggggggctgccctCGCAGTGGCGGCGCTTCACGGACAGCGCCCTGCGCATGTTCCAGCGCCTGCTGGCCCTCGACCCCGAGAAGCGCTGTCCCGTCAAGGAGGTCTTCTACTTCATCAAGTGCGACCTGATGGCCGAGGTGCGGCGCCGACCCTCCTACCGCTCCCGCAAGCACGCCAGGGACAAGCTGCCGGCCGGTCCCCATCGCCATGAGGTGGCCGGCGCCTGCACCCCTGCCCCGCTCAAGAGGACCGTCCTGACCGAAGGGAGCGGCCCCCGTGGCTCCGAGCCGAGCGCGGCCCCCCCGGGGACGGCGAGCAGGACAGACGGACGGCAGGACAAAGGCAAAGGGCAGATGGTCCTGGCCACAGCAATAGAGATCTGTGTCTGA